DNA sequence from the Candidatus Bathyarchaeota archaeon genome:
CTTGCCAGCAGTTGACGCTGACATCTTCGATGAAAAAGGCCAATCAGTTCCACAAGGAACCAAAGGCTACCTAGTAATCAAGTCACCTTGGCCAGGAATGCTTCAAACCATCTGGAAAGACCCTGACCGATTCAAACAAACATACTTTGGCAGGTGGCCAGGAATCTATTATGTCGGCGACTACGCAATCCGTGACCCTGACGGCTACTTCTGGCTACTAGGCAGAGCTGACGAGGTTCTCAAAGTTGCTGGGCACCGCATCGGAACCGTTGAATTAGAAAGTGCGTTGGTTTCGCATCCAGCAGTGTCCGAAGCCGCAGTCATGGGCAAAGAAGATGCAGTGAAAGGCGAAGTCCCAGTAGCCTTCGTAGTGTTGCGCGGCGGATTCACGCCCTCAGACGAGCTTCGAGCTGAACTCATAAAACACGTGCGAACAACCATTGGACCAATCGCAACCCCAGACGCAATCGTCATGGTTAACAAGCTACCGAAAACACGCAGCGGCAAAATCATGCGCAGGCTCCTCAAAGCAGTATTGTCAGGCGCGCCATTAGGCGACACCTCAACCATCGAGGACGAAGGCTCAATCGAAGACATCAAAGCCACATACAACGAACTACGAAAGCAACTCACCAAATAAACAATTTTTTCTTCTTTTTTAATCTACTTTTTCGAATAGAATATTTGGGCTAGCGAGATGAGCATTTTCGTAAACGATTTTCTTTAAGTCTTGTATAGAAATATTGGATGCAACAAACGGCAAATTCTCTCCAGCTTTTCTGAAAAGAAGCCGTGAGACCAAGTTCTCTTCAACTTTACGCTCATATACAACAAACTTTGCCCTGAATCTATTTTCCTCAAGAATCTGAAACATTTTCTCAAGCTTTTCTGGTCTTAAATAGGATGGTAGCGGGTGGAGTTCTAAGAGGATATTTATTTTGTCTTTTAGAGTGTTTGGCATTCCCTTAATGATTTCATATTCATAACCTTCAACGTCCATCCGTATGAAGTTCGGGGGCGATTTATCCTTAACAAACTCATCCACCGTCATCACGGTTACATTTTGCAAGCCCAAGATTTCTCCGCCGACTGCCTCTTTATTCATGGCGCATAAGTTAGATTTGTCAGAAACAAAGATCTCTGCTTTGGTATTATTTTCGCCAAAAGCCAGCTGAAAAGTGGCAACATTACTGAGATTATTCAATTTCACGTTTTTTTCTAGCAATTCAAAATTGCTACAAACGGGTTCAACACCGTAGACTTTTCCCCCGTTTCCCACAAGGCGAGATTCAAGCAATGCATAGTAACCTATGTTAGCACCAATGTCTAATACAACGTCATTTTTCTTGATTACGCCTGAATTTATCAGGTAGTCAGTACAGAGCGGTTCCCGTTTTTTATATAAAAATAAGTCGGCATGAATAGCACCTTTTCTGGGAAAAACCATCATTTTAGACCGATTAATCTCTAAAATTATTTTTTCGGGACGATATTTTAGATGCTCTGTAATTGTTTTCAAAGCCGTTGCCAAAATCAAAGCAACGGTTTTGACTAAACCTTTCGTTTTTGTTTGTTTTAAAGTTCTAGAGAAAGGTATTCTCATCCATCATCCCTATTTAGGCTTTAACGAGGCATCCTCAAATTATACCTCAATTGAAGCTTTGTCAAAGCAGGAGAAAAAGTGCAGAATGTAAAATTTAAAAGGGTATAACGTACAGACTGCACGTACATTAGCCGCAGTTTTGGTTAAAATTTGGGAAAACGTTTAAACGCATTTCAAAAGGTAAACCCACCCGTGGCCTATGTGATCTACTCGAACCAAGAAAAAGTATTAACAAGTTTGGGGCTGACCATTTCACAGGCCAGAGTTTATCTGGCTCTTGCCTCCAACGGCCCTTCAAAAGTAGCGGCTATTTCGCAGATTTCGAGAATTCATAGGACTCACCTGTATGAAGTTCTGAAATTTCTTGAAAAACAAGGGTTGATTGAAAAACAGCTTGAGTCTGGAACATATGTGGCTATTCCTATTAAAGAAGCTGCTCAATTTTTAGTTGAACTCAGAAAAAAGGAAATTTTAAGGCTTGAAAGCCAAATTGAAGAAATTGCTGACACACTTCCTAAAAAGAACAGCGCGGTTCAGGTTAAACGTGAAATTCTGCTAACATCCAGCAAAGTCTACACTTTAAACAGAGGTAGGAAATATTTGGAAAAGGCAAAATTGCATGTTGATCTATTGCAGACGTGG
Encoded proteins:
- a CDS encoding FkbM family methyltransferase, with the translated sequence MRIPFSRTLKQTKTKGLVKTVALILATALKTITEHLKYRPEKIILEINRSKMMVFPRKGAIHADLFLYKKREPLCTDYLINSGVIKKNDVVLDIGANIGYYALLESRLVGNGGKVYGVEPVCSNFELLEKNVKLNNLSNVATFQLAFGENNTKAEIFVSDKSNLCAMNKEAVGGEILGLQNVTVMTVDEFVKDKSPPNFIRMDVEGYEYEIIKGMPNTLKDKINILLELHPLPSYLRPEKLEKMFQILEENRFRAKFVVYERKVEENLVSRLLFRKAGENLPFVASNISIQDLKKIVYENAHLASPNILFEKVD